The Clostridioides sp. ES-S-0010-02 genome window below encodes:
- a CDS encoding ATP-binding cassette domain-containing protein, which produces MSFLQVKDVSKSYGQAKVLKDISIDIEKGEFICLLGPSGCGKSTLLRIIAGLEDKHDGKIIINDKDMTNSPPESRNFGIVFQSYALFPNMTVYKNIAFGLENKNINKSNIDKKVNEVLEVVELSGYEKKYPSQLSGGQQQRVALARAIALEPDFLLLDEPLSALDAKVRLKLREQIRSLHRKLGITTIMVTHDQEEALCLADKMVVMNSGEIIQVGTPKEIYKNPETPFVADFIGTINFIDDGINKIAIRPEDIKVEFNRDSKDNDIKVGEILDIEFRGFNYRITVEYCSKKIKLDIVSKVAEQMKLCIGSKINFKIPKEGIVEYKSEGCA; this is translated from the coding sequence CAAGTTAAAGATGTAAGTAAAAGTTATGGACAAGCTAAAGTGCTAAAAGACATATCTATTGATATTGAAAAAGGAGAGTTTATTTGTTTATTGGGACCAAGTGGATGTGGGAAAAGTACATTGCTTAGGATAATTGCAGGGCTTGAAGACAAACATGATGGAAAAATAATAATAAATGATAAGGATATGACAAACTCACCACCTGAAAGTAGAAATTTTGGTATAGTTTTTCAGTCATATGCACTATTTCCAAATATGACTGTTTACAAAAACATAGCTTTTGGCTTAGAAAATAAAAATATAAATAAATCTAATATTGATAAGAAAGTTAATGAAGTTTTAGAGGTAGTAGAATTAAGTGGATATGAGAAAAAGTATCCCTCTCAATTATCAGGAGGGCAACAACAGAGAGTCGCACTAGCTCGTGCAATTGCTCTAGAGCCAGATTTTTTACTTCTTGATGAACCATTATCTGCATTGGATGCAAAAGTAAGATTGAAACTTAGGGAACAGATTAGAAGCTTACATAGAAAACTGGGTATTACTACTATAATGGTAACTCACGACCAAGAAGAGGCACTTTGCTTGGCGGATAAAATGGTTGTTATGAATAGTGGAGAAATAATACAGGTTGGGACTCCAAAAGAAATATATAAAAATCCAGAGACCCCTTTTGTAGCTGATTTTATAGGGACAATAAACTTTATAGATGATGGTATTAATAAGATAGCTATCAGACCAGAAGATATAAAAGTAGAATTTAATAGAGATTCTAAAGACAATGATATCAAAGTTGGAGAGATTTTAGATATTGAATTTAGAGGATTTAACTATAGAATTACAGTTGAGTATTGTTCTAAGAAAATAAAATTAGATATAGTTTCAAAAGTTGCAGAACAAATGAAACTATGTATAGGGTCTAAAATAAATTTTAAAATTCCCAAAGAAGGAATTGTAGAATATAAATCAGAGGGATGTGCTTAA